A window from Solanum stenotomum isolate F172 chromosome 7, ASM1918654v1, whole genome shotgun sequence encodes these proteins:
- the LOC125869643 gene encoding uncharacterized protein LOC125869643 — protein MFGNEAWMWNWGHISTEYGLPNVSDHAPMMIHMSQGPKPPKSLFRFFNVWKDHANFIPIVTRNWTRRTAGGNMKHVWYNLKKLKAEFKQLNDDEFKHIGQKVIACRNELEMIQTEMRSDHSNYLIMKEKEVLLNLEKWSMIEESVLKQKARVNWISLGDANTKYFSAVMKEKQQRKHILNLTSQDGANLKEAEDIKLEIVKFYKGLMGTAAQSLPAVNVIIMQQGPFLSHEQQYELNKDITDAEILEGLNQIGSDKSPGVDGYNATFYKAALPVIKADIIAAVQEFFALAGFIPGRKIVDNVILAHELVQAYTRKHISPRCMLKIDLQKAYDSVEWVYLRQILEYMKFPTKVIGWIMECVQTVSYTISINGEYTSPFATAKRLRLQLQWNILVGGYMNCSMMKVIEFSTASGLKANLNKSSVYFGGVSLYDKDLILQHLGFVGGELPFKYFGIPLSTKKLKLIQWQPFIEKIVSQITSWTTKKLSYAGRVQLVQTVLFGIQSYWSQMFPLPSKVVQIIKAYCRSYVWAGTNTINKKTLIAWDTVCSPKSVGGFNIINLLLWNKAAIAKLYWDLTHKQDSVWIRWIHAYYFKTQNPSTMVTPQQACWMIKKIMEARRFWALDSGSNISGKRILRQNYLELLGNRARVPWKVTMFSNTPRPKAVFIMWVQLHAKMLTKDRLRKWGLEINPTCVLCNQEDETWDHLFAQCEFTMHVWAKMLLWMQRQNPQTTNWNEHLQWVIKNSKGKTTQA, from the exons ATGTTCGGGAATGAAGCATGGATGTGGAATTGGGGACACATATCCACTGAATATGGCTTGCCTAATGTGTCTGATCACGCTCCCATGATGATACATATGTCACAAGGTCCTAAACCTCCTAAATCACTctttagattttttaatgtCTGGAAGGATCATGCTAATTTCATTCCTATAGTGACCAGAAATTGGACCAGAAGAACAGCAGGAGGCAACATGAAACATGTGTGGTATAATCTGAAGAAACTTAAGGCCGAGTTTAAGCAGTTGAATGATGATGAATTCAAGCATATTGGGCAGAAAGTTATAGCCTGTAGAAATGAACTGGAGATGATTCAGACTGAGATGAGATCAGATCACTCTAATTACCTAATAATGAAGGAGAAAGAAGTATTGCTTAATCTAGAAAAATGGTCTATGATAGAAGAGAGTGTGCTGAAACAAAAGGCTAGGGTGAATTGGATTTCGCTGGGTGATGCTAATACAAAGTACTTCTCTGCTGTAATGAAGGAGAAACAACAAAGAAAGCATATACTAAATCTCACATCTCAGGATGGGGCAAATTTGAAGGAGGCTGAGGATATCAAACTAGAGATTGTCAAATTTTATAAGGGATTGATGGGTACTGCTGCTCAGAGCCTACCTGCTGTAAATGTTATAATTATGCAACAAGGACCTTTTCTTTCACATGAGCAACAATATGAGCTGAATAAAGATATTACAGATGCTGAAATACTAGAAGGTCTTAATCAGATTGGATCTGATAAATCCCCCGGGGTTGATGGCTATAATGCAACTTTTTATAAGGCTGCACTACCAGTGATCAAGGCAGACATCATTGCAGCTGTCCAGGAATTTTTCGCACTG GCTGGATTTATTCCTGGGAGAAAGATTGTTGATAATGTTATTCTAGCACATGAGCTGGTACAAGCATATACTAGAAAACATATTTCTCCCAGATGTATGCTAAAAATTGATCTCCAAAAGGCCTATGATAGTGTTGAGTGGGTATATTTGAGGCAGATATTGGAGTATATGAAATTCCCTACAAAAGTGATTGGCTGGATCATGGAATGTGTGCAAACGGTGAGCTATACTATTAGCATAAATGGGGAGTATACCTCTCCTTTTGCTACAGCTAAGCGATTGAGATTGCAATTGCAATGGAATATCTTAGTAGGGGGTTACATGAATTGCAGCATGATGAAGGTTATCG AGTTTTCTACAGCTTCTGGATTGAAAGCAAATTTAAACAAAAGCAGTGTATATTTTGGTGGTGTCTCACTATATGATAAAGATCTGATTTTACAACATCTTGGGTTTGTAGGTGGGGAGTTGCCTTTCAAATACTTCGGAATTCCCTTATCTACCAAAAAACTAAAACTTATCCAATGGCAACCATTTATTGAAAAGATAGTCAGTCAAATCACTTCTTGGACAACAAAGAAACTTTCATATGCTGGTAGAGTCCAATTGGTGCAAACAGTGCTCTTTGGGATACAATCTTATTGGTCGCAGATGTTCCCCTTACCTAGTAAGGTAGTCCAAATAATTAAAGCTTATTGCAGAAGCTATGTATGGGCAGGGACTAACACCATCAACAAGAAGACTTTGATTGCTTGGGATACAGTTTGTTCACCTAAGTCTGTGGGTGGgtttaatatcattaatttgcTTCTGTGGAACAAAGCAGCCATTGCTAAACTTTATTGGGACCTTACACATAAACAAGATAGCGTTTGGATACGATGGATACATGCTTACTATTTCAAGACTCAGAACCCTTCCACTATGGTGACACCACAACAAGCATGTTGGATGATAAAGAAGATTATGGAGGCTAGAAGGTTTTGGGCACTGGATAGCGGGTCTAATATATCTGGCAAGAGAATCCTAAGACAAAACTACTTAGAGCTGCTGGGAAACAGAGCTAGAGTACCTTGGAAGGTTACTATGTTTAGTAATACTCCAAGACCCAAAGCTGTGTTTATAATGTGGGTTCAACTACATGCTAAGATGCTAACCAAAGATAGGCTCCGAAAATGGGGTCTGGAGATCAATCCCACATGTGTGTTATGCAATCAGGAAGATGAGACGTGGGATCATTTGTTTGCGCAATGTGAATTTACTATGCATGTTTGGGCAAAGATGTTACTTTGGATGCAGAGACAGAACCCTCAGACTACCAATTGGAACGAGCATCTTCAGTGGGTGATCAAGAATTCAAAAGGGAAAACTACGCAGGCATAA
- the LOC125869645 gene encoding uncharacterized protein LOC125869645, with amino-acid sequence MAIDNEATTTLTVIDHHHPLYLQACDTPVPSWIMNVVSKELLSGIMYASSAHKVWTDLKERLDKVDGSRVFHLHTEINHLTQGTSSISSYFSKMKELWEEFDAFMPCPSCECAESKKYVEHFEYQHL; translated from the exons ATGGCGATTGATAATGAAGCCACCACAACTCTTACAGTGATTGATCATCACCATCCTCTGTACCTGCAGGCGTGTGACACTCCAG TGCCGTCATGGATAATGAATGTTGTTAGCAAAGAATTATTAAGTGGAATCATGTATGCCTCTAGCGCACACAAAGTTTGGACTGATTTGAAGGAACGACTAGATAAGGTTGACGGATCTAGGGTGTTTCATCTACACACAGAAATTAATCATCTCACTCAGGGTACTTCCTCTATATCGAGCTACTTCTCGAAGATGAAGGAGCTTTGGGAAGAATTCGATGCCTTCATGCCATGTCCTAGTTGTGAATGTGCTGAATCAAAGAAATATGTTGAACATTTTGAGTATCAACATTTGTAA